Proteins from one Balaenoptera musculus isolate JJ_BM4_2016_0621 chromosome 7, mBalMus1.pri.v3, whole genome shotgun sequence genomic window:
- the EIF4E2 gene encoding eukaryotic translation initiation factor 4E type 2 isoform X3: MNNKFDALKDDDSGDHDQNEENSTQKDGEKEKTERDKSQSSGKRKAVVPGPAEHPLQYNYTFWYSRRTPGRPTSSQSYEQNIKQIGTFASVEQFWRFYSHMVRPGDLTGHSDFHLFKEGIKPMWEDDANKNGGKWIIRLRKGLASRCWENLILAMLGEQFMVGEEICGAVVSVRFQEDIISIWNKTASDQATTARIRDTLRRVLNLPPNTIMEYKTHTDSIKMPGRLGPQRLLFQNLWKPRLNVP; encoded by the exons ATTGAAAGATGACGACAGTGGGGACCATGATCAGAATGAAGAAAACAGCACACAGAAAGATGGTGAGAAGGAAAAAACGGAACGAGACAAGAGTCAGAGCAGCGGCAAGAGGAAG GCTGTTGTCCCTGGGCCAGCGGAGCACCCCCTGCAGTATAACTACACTTTCTGGTATTCCAGGAGAACCCCTGGCCGTCCCACCAGCTCACAGAGCTACGAACAGAATATCAAACAGATTGGCACCTTTGCCTCT GTGGAGCAGTTCTGGAGGTTTTACAGCCACATGGTACGTCCCGGGGACCTGACAGGCCACAGTGACTTCCATCTCTTCAAAGAAGGAATTAAACCCATGTGGGAG GATGATGCAAATAAAAATGGTGGCAAGTGGATTATTCGGCTGCGGAAGGGCTTGGCATCCCGTTGCTGGGAGAATCTCATCCTGGCCATGTTGGGGGAACAGTTCATGGTTGGGGAGGAGATCTGTGGGGCTGTGGTCTCTGTCCGGTTTCAG GAGGACATTATTTCAATATGGAATAAGACTGCCAGCGACCAAGCCACCACAGCCCGCATCCGGGATACGCTTCGGCGAGTGCTTAACCTACCTCCCAACACCATTATGGAATACAAAACCCACACCGACAGCATCAA AATGCCAGGCAGGCTGGGCCCCCAAAGGCTCCTTTTTCAAAACCTCTGGAAGCCGCGGTTGAATGTGCCATGA
- the EIF4E2 gene encoding eukaryotic translation initiation factor 4E type 2 isoform X1, translating to MNNKFDALKDDDSGDHDQNEENSTQKDGEKEKTERDKSQSSGKRKAVVPGPAEHPLQYNYTFWYSRRTPGRPTSSQSYEQNIKQIGTFASVEQFWRFYSHMVRPGDLTGHSDFHLFKEGIKPMWEDDANKNGGKWIIRLRKGLASRCWENLILAMLGEQFMVGEEICGAVVSVRFQEDIISIWNKTASDQATTARIRDTLRRVLNLPPNTIMEYKTHTDSIKAWEEFHGLVSSSGR from the exons ATTGAAAGATGACGACAGTGGGGACCATGATCAGAATGAAGAAAACAGCACACAGAAAGATGGTGAGAAGGAAAAAACGGAACGAGACAAGAGTCAGAGCAGCGGCAAGAGGAAG GCTGTTGTCCCTGGGCCAGCGGAGCACCCCCTGCAGTATAACTACACTTTCTGGTATTCCAGGAGAACCCCTGGCCGTCCCACCAGCTCACAGAGCTACGAACAGAATATCAAACAGATTGGCACCTTTGCCTCT GTGGAGCAGTTCTGGAGGTTTTACAGCCACATGGTACGTCCCGGGGACCTGACAGGCCACAGTGACTTCCATCTCTTCAAAGAAGGAATTAAACCCATGTGGGAG GATGATGCAAATAAAAATGGTGGCAAGTGGATTATTCGGCTGCGGAAGGGCTTGGCATCCCGTTGCTGGGAGAATCTCATCCTGGCCATGTTGGGGGAACAGTTCATGGTTGGGGAGGAGATCTGTGGGGCTGTGGTCTCTGTCCGGTTTCAG GAGGACATTATTTCAATATGGAATAAGACTGCCAGCGACCAAGCCACCACAGCCCGCATCCGGGATACGCTTCGGCGAGTGCTTAACCTACCTCCCAACACCATTATGGAATACAAAACCCACACCGACAGCATCAA
- the EIF4E2 gene encoding eukaryotic translation initiation factor 4E type 2 isoform X2, with product MNNKFDALKDDDSGDHDQNEENSTQKDGEKEKTERDKSQSSGKRKAVVPGPAEHPLQYNYTFWYSRRTPGRPTSSQSYEQNIKQIGTFASVEQFWRFYSHMVRPGDLTGHSDFHLFKEGIKPMWEDDANKNGGKWIIRLRKGLASRCWENLILAMLGEQFMVGEEICGAVVSVRFQEDIISIWNKTASDQATTARIRDTLRRVLNLPPNTIMEYKTHTDSIKDNSSFRNTKITL from the exons ATTGAAAGATGACGACAGTGGGGACCATGATCAGAATGAAGAAAACAGCACACAGAAAGATGGTGAGAAGGAAAAAACGGAACGAGACAAGAGTCAGAGCAGCGGCAAGAGGAAG GCTGTTGTCCCTGGGCCAGCGGAGCACCCCCTGCAGTATAACTACACTTTCTGGTATTCCAGGAGAACCCCTGGCCGTCCCACCAGCTCACAGAGCTACGAACAGAATATCAAACAGATTGGCACCTTTGCCTCT GTGGAGCAGTTCTGGAGGTTTTACAGCCACATGGTACGTCCCGGGGACCTGACAGGCCACAGTGACTTCCATCTCTTCAAAGAAGGAATTAAACCCATGTGGGAG GATGATGCAAATAAAAATGGTGGCAAGTGGATTATTCGGCTGCGGAAGGGCTTGGCATCCCGTTGCTGGGAGAATCTCATCCTGGCCATGTTGGGGGAACAGTTCATGGTTGGGGAGGAGATCTGTGGGGCTGTGGTCTCTGTCCGGTTTCAG GAGGACATTATTTCAATATGGAATAAGACTGCCAGCGACCAAGCCACCACAGCCCGCATCCGGGATACGCTTCGGCGAGTGCTTAACCTACCTCCCAACACCATTATGGAATACAAAACCCACACCGACAGCATCAA